The Brevibacillus brevis genome contains a region encoding:
- a CDS encoding sigma 54-interacting transcriptional regulator, which translates to MHKLLIVGAGRGGTALLRMLNQMDRLQVVAVVDQRPDAPGILLAQSLGIPVDHDYRPYLDEDLDVILEATGDLGEYEHLRQLKKDKTVLIPGTFTRIVMKLIRERDKLIAVLMQNQRERETMLNSTHDAIIGVNRQGIITLFNKAAERLMGIEASEVLDTKVSERIPNTRLHIVLKTGSPELNQEQVLPNQTRIITNRVPVRNDRGEVVGAVAIFRDITEIMALAEEVTNLKDLQSMLQAIIQSSDEAISVVDQYGNGLLINPAYTRLTGFSQDDIIGKPATVDISEGDSMHMQVLKTKKAVRGVPMKLGPKRKDVVVNVAPVVVDGELKGSVGVIHDVSEFKRLSEELERARRIIRNLEAKYSFADIIGYSEPMQQAIEQAKKAASTPATVLLRGESGTGKELFAHAIHNASERKYNQFIRVNCAAISESLLESELFGYEEGAFTGARRGGKRGLFEEASGGTIFLDEIGELSMSMQVMLLRVLQEREVVRVGGTKPINIDVRVIAATHVNLEAAIGAGRFREDLYYRLHVVPIHIPPLRQRLEDIQPIAMHLLRKANLEYGRNVEELHEETLQMLLSYHWPGNVRELENVLGRAMIHMRINERIIMPEHLPPLERRIVSTKKEEAQHEGSTGTTLKEAVEKAERQHILRELAAAKGNRTLAAKRLGIAIRSLYYKMEKLGIMDVQEE; encoded by the coding sequence ATGCACAAGCTGCTCATCGTTGGTGCGGGACGTGGTGGAACAGCACTCCTGCGGATGCTAAACCAGATGGACCGATTACAAGTCGTTGCTGTCGTCGATCAACGGCCGGACGCGCCAGGCATACTGCTGGCCCAATCATTGGGGATTCCCGTCGATCATGATTATCGGCCTTATTTGGATGAGGATCTGGATGTCATTTTAGAAGCTACAGGGGACCTGGGAGAGTATGAGCATCTCAGGCAATTAAAGAAAGATAAGACAGTGCTTATCCCGGGAACGTTTACGAGAATCGTCATGAAATTGATTCGGGAACGCGATAAGCTGATTGCAGTCTTAATGCAAAATCAGCGGGAGCGGGAAACGATGCTGAACTCCACGCATGACGCGATTATCGGGGTCAATCGCCAAGGAATTATTACGTTGTTCAACAAAGCCGCAGAGCGATTGATGGGCATCGAGGCGAGTGAAGTGCTGGATACAAAAGTTTCGGAGCGTATACCGAACACGCGGTTACATATTGTATTAAAGACAGGCTCTCCCGAATTGAATCAGGAGCAAGTCTTGCCGAATCAGACGCGGATTATTACAAACCGTGTACCCGTTCGGAATGATCGAGGAGAAGTTGTCGGAGCTGTTGCCATTTTCCGCGATATTACAGAAATCATGGCGTTGGCAGAAGAAGTGACGAACTTGAAAGATTTGCAGAGCATGCTGCAAGCGATTATTCAATCGTCGGACGAAGCGATATCAGTCGTTGACCAATACGGGAATGGACTTTTGATCAATCCGGCCTACACGAGGCTTACGGGTTTTTCGCAAGACGACATTATCGGGAAACCAGCGACGGTAGACATTTCCGAAGGCGATAGCATGCATATGCAGGTCTTGAAAACGAAGAAGGCAGTGAGAGGCGTCCCTATGAAATTGGGACCAAAGCGCAAGGACGTCGTTGTCAATGTTGCACCTGTTGTGGTCGATGGGGAACTGAAAGGCAGCGTTGGCGTTATTCACGATGTCTCCGAATTCAAGCGCCTGTCAGAAGAGCTGGAGAGAGCTCGTCGTATCATCCGCAATTTGGAGGCTAAATATAGCTTTGCAGATATCATCGGATATAGCGAGCCTATGCAGCAAGCGATCGAGCAAGCCAAAAAAGCGGCGTCAACACCAGCAACTGTCCTTCTTCGTGGGGAATCGGGAACGGGGAAAGAACTGTTTGCCCACGCCATACATAATGCAAGTGAACGAAAATACAACCAATTCATCCGGGTCAATTGTGCAGCGATCTCAGAGAGCCTGCTGGAGAGTGAGCTTTTCGGTTATGAGGAAGGCGCGTTTACAGGTGCGCGTCGAGGAGGAAAGCGGGGGCTGTTTGAGGAAGCGAGCGGTGGAACAATCTTTTTGGACGAGATCGGCGAGCTGTCCATGAGCATGCAGGTCATGCTTTTGCGCGTCCTCCAGGAGCGAGAGGTTGTGCGAGTCGGTGGAACGAAGCCGATTAACATCGATGTTCGTGTCATTGCAGCTACCCATGTGAATCTGGAGGCTGCGATCGGAGCGGGACGTTTCCGTGAAGACCTGTACTATCGTCTCCACGTCGTACCGATTCATATCCCTCCACTCAGACAGCGCTTGGAAGATATTCAGCCGATTGCAATGCACTTGCTGCGAAAAGCCAATCTGGAGTACGGAAGGAATGTAGAAGAGCTGCATGAAGAAACATTGCAGATGCTTCTGTCCTATCACTGGCCAGGCAACGTACGCGAGCTAGAGAATGTACTGGGCAGAGCGATGATTCATATGCGGATCAACGAGCGAATCATTATGCCGGAGCATTTACCCCCACTGGAAAGAAGAATCGTTTCAACCAAAAAGGAAGAGGCCCAGCATGAGGGTTCCACTGGTACCACGTTAAAAGAAGCTGTGGAAAAGGCAGAACGTCAGCACATATTGCGGGAACTGGCAGCAGCGAAAGGCAATCGCACCCTTGCAGCCAAACGCCTCGGAATCGCGATTCGCAGTTTGTACTACAAGATGGAAAAATTGGGCATCATGGATGTGCAGGAAGAGTAA
- a CDS encoding dihydrolipoamide acetyltransferase family protein, translating into MATKVLMPQLGESVTEGTISKWLVNVGDTVKKYDSLAEVTTDKVNAEVPSTVSGRVTEIVVPEGETVAVGTLILYIEESGAEGGAAAPASTPETTAPQAPAPATEQPKAAAPAVSIQQAPVVDGPKQRYSPAVVMLSQQHGIDLSRVVGTGAGGRITRKDVQAIIDAGGQKPAETVKETVAQAPVAAVEQSTVVSTPAPAASVSAPAVSVDIPVASGDQVVPVTAIRRTIANRMVQSKHEAPHAWTMVEVDVTNLVNFRNQAKGEFAKKEGLNLTFLPFFIKAVVEALKEYPMINSTWAHDKIIVKKDINISIAVATEDALYVPVIKHADQKSILGIAKAVDDLAARTRAGKLTMDDMTGGTFTVNNTGSFGSVLSQPIINAPQAAILSVESIVKRPVVINDMIAVRSMVNLCMSLDHRVLDGLICGRFLQSVKQKLENVGPDTKLY; encoded by the coding sequence ATGGCAACGAAAGTACTAATGCCCCAGCTCGGAGAGAGCGTGACCGAGGGCACTATTAGCAAATGGTTGGTCAATGTAGGCGACACGGTCAAGAAATACGACTCGCTGGCTGAAGTGACGACGGATAAAGTAAACGCAGAGGTTCCTTCTACTGTTTCAGGACGCGTTACTGAGATCGTCGTGCCAGAAGGTGAGACAGTCGCAGTCGGCACATTGATCCTATATATAGAAGAAAGTGGTGCGGAAGGTGGAGCTGCAGCGCCTGCTAGCACGCCGGAAACTACGGCTCCACAAGCGCCTGCGCCTGCAACCGAGCAGCCAAAGGCAGCTGCGCCGGCTGTATCCATTCAGCAAGCACCAGTCGTCGATGGACCAAAACAACGTTATTCACCTGCTGTTGTCATGCTTTCACAGCAGCATGGCATTGACTTGTCCCGCGTTGTAGGGACTGGAGCAGGCGGTCGTATTACCCGCAAAGATGTCCAAGCGATTATCGATGCGGGCGGCCAAAAGCCAGCTGAGACCGTGAAAGAAACGGTCGCACAGGCTCCCGTGGCAGCAGTCGAACAATCTACTGTGGTTTCAACACCTGCACCTGCAGCATCAGTTTCGGCTCCTGCTGTTTCCGTAGATATTCCGGTTGCAAGTGGTGATCAAGTTGTACCTGTAACGGCTATTCGTCGTACGATTGCAAACCGGATGGTACAGAGCAAGCATGAAGCTCCACATGCTTGGACGATGGTCGAAGTAGACGTGACCAATCTGGTTAACTTCCGCAATCAGGCAAAAGGCGAATTTGCGAAAAAAGAAGGGCTCAACCTCACGTTCCTGCCGTTCTTTATCAAAGCGGTTGTGGAAGCGCTGAAAGAGTACCCGATGATCAATTCCACGTGGGCACATGACAAAATCATTGTGAAAAAGGACATCAACATCTCCATCGCAGTAGCGACGGAAGATGCTCTCTATGTTCCTGTCATTAAGCATGCTGACCAAAAATCAATTCTTGGCATTGCGAAGGCAGTTGATGATCTGGCAGCACGCACCCGTGCAGGAAAATTGACGATGGATGACATGACAGGCGGGACCTTTACGGTTAACAACACAGGCTCCTTTGGCTCTGTTTTGTCCCAGCCGATTATCAATGCTCCGCAAGCTGCGATTCTTAGTGTCGAGTCCATTGTAAAACGCCCTGTTGTCATTAACGACATGATCGCAGTGCGGTCGATGGTCAATTTGTGCATGTCCTTGGATCACCGCGTGCTGGATGGTCTGATTTGTGGGCGATTCCTGCAAAGTGTGAAGCAAAAACTTGAGAATGTAGGACCGGATACCAAGCTGTACTAA
- a CDS encoding Glu/Leu/Phe/Val dehydrogenase dimerization domain-containing protein, translating to MNIFDYMQKYDYEQLVFCQDENSGLKAIICIHDTTLGPALGGTRMWPYKTEEEAIVDVLRLGRGMTYKNAAAGLNIGGGKAVIIGDPREHKSEELFRAFGRYIQGLNGRYITAEDVGTTVADMDMIHLETDFVTGVSPAFGSSGNPSPVTAYGVYRGMKAAAKLAFGSDSLSGRVIAVQGVGNVAYNLCRHLHEEGAHLIVTDINQENVDRAVNDFGAKAVGVNEIFGVECDIFSPCALGAIINDDTIPLFKAKVIAGAANNQLKEERHGDQIHEMGLIYAPDYVINAGGVINVADELQGYNRERALKKVETIYDSILKIYEIAERDGMASYKAADRMAEERIASVARSRNTFLQNGKTVYKR from the coding sequence GTGAACATCTTTGACTACATGCAAAAGTACGATTACGAGCAATTGGTATTTTGCCAAGACGAAAATTCCGGTTTGAAAGCAATCATTTGCATTCATGATACGACATTAGGACCAGCACTCGGCGGTACGCGCATGTGGCCGTATAAAACAGAAGAAGAGGCGATTGTGGACGTACTGCGTCTCGGTCGTGGGATGACTTACAAAAACGCAGCAGCAGGACTGAACATCGGTGGTGGTAAAGCAGTCATCATCGGTGATCCGCGCGAGCATAAGAGCGAAGAGCTGTTCCGTGCTTTCGGCCGCTATATCCAAGGGCTGAATGGCCGCTACATCACAGCTGAGGATGTAGGAACAACAGTAGCAGACATGGATATGATCCACTTGGAAACAGATTTCGTCACAGGTGTTTCTCCGGCATTCGGTTCCAGTGGTAACCCATCCCCTGTAACAGCTTACGGTGTTTACCGTGGAATGAAAGCTGCCGCTAAATTGGCGTTTGGTTCCGACTCTCTCTCCGGACGAGTAATTGCTGTACAAGGTGTAGGAAACGTAGCTTACAATCTGTGCCGCCATCTGCATGAAGAAGGCGCGCATTTGATCGTAACGGACATCAATCAAGAAAACGTAGATCGCGCAGTGAACGATTTCGGTGCGAAAGCCGTAGGCGTTAACGAGATCTTTGGCGTAGAGTGCGATATCTTCTCTCCTTGCGCATTGGGTGCGATCATCAACGATGACACCATTCCACTCTTCAAAGCAAAAGTGATTGCAGGGGCAGCTAACAACCAGCTAAAAGAAGAAAGACACGGCGACCAAATTCACGAAATGGGTCTGATCTACGCACCAGACTACGTGATCAATGCTGGTGGTGTAATCAATGTGGCAGATGAGCTGCAAGGCTATAACCGCGAGCGTGCACTGAAAAAAGTAGAAACGATCTATGACAGCATCCTGAAAATTTACGAAATCGCTGAACGTGATGGCATGGCTTCCTACAAAGCTGCTGACCGCATGGCGGAAGAGCGCATTGCAAGTGTGGCAAGATCACGTAATACTTTCCTGCAAAACGGCAAGACTGTTTACAAGCGCTAA
- a CDS encoding thiamine pyrophosphate-dependent dehydrogenase E1 component subunit alpha, whose protein sequence is MTTKRHEQVGLTDAQVLDMYYYMLLARKIDERQWLLNRAGKVPFVISCQGQEAAQVGAAFAMEKDRDFLCPYYRDLGLVLVFGQTARDCMLSAFAKAEDPNSGGRQMPGHFGGKKYNILTGSSPVTTQVPHAVGMALAGRMKQKDFVVYASFGEGSSNQGDFHEGANFAGVHKLPVIFFCENNKYAISVPLKKQLACESVADRAIGYGFPGVSVDGNDPIEVYRVMKEAVERARSGQGPTLIEAVMYRLVPHSSDDDDRVYRTREEVEEAKKKDPLIVFAAYLREIGLLDEHKEADMLARVQLEVDEATEYAENAPYPTPESTMTFVYGE, encoded by the coding sequence ATGACAACCAAGCGACATGAGCAAGTGGGATTGACCGATGCGCAAGTCCTTGACATGTATTATTACATGCTGTTGGCCAGAAAAATTGACGAGCGCCAATGGCTGTTGAATCGTGCGGGCAAAGTACCGTTCGTGATTTCCTGCCAGGGTCAGGAAGCAGCTCAGGTGGGAGCAGCTTTTGCGATGGAAAAAGACAGAGATTTCTTGTGCCCGTACTATCGCGATCTTGGTTTGGTTCTGGTTTTTGGCCAAACAGCCCGTGATTGCATGCTGTCCGCTTTTGCGAAGGCGGAAGATCCGAATAGCGGTGGAAGACAGATGCCAGGTCACTTCGGTGGCAAAAAGTACAATATTTTGACGGGCTCAAGCCCAGTGACTACGCAAGTGCCACACGCAGTCGGTATGGCTTTGGCAGGAAGAATGAAGCAAAAAGATTTTGTTGTGTATGCATCGTTCGGGGAAGGCTCCAGCAACCAGGGTGACTTCCACGAAGGTGCGAACTTTGCGGGTGTCCACAAGCTCCCGGTTATCTTTTTCTGCGAAAACAACAAATATGCGATCTCTGTACCACTGAAAAAGCAGTTGGCTTGTGAAAGTGTAGCAGACCGTGCGATCGGTTACGGCTTCCCGGGAGTCAGTGTGGACGGAAACGATCCGATTGAAGTATACCGCGTCATGAAAGAAGCGGTTGAACGTGCTCGCAGTGGTCAAGGACCAACGCTGATCGAAGCTGTTATGTATCGCCTTGTTCCGCACTCCAGTGACGATGACGATCGTGTGTATCGTACGAGAGAAGAAGTAGAAGAAGCGAAGAAAAAGGACCCGTTGATTGTTTTCGCTGCCTATTTGAGAGAGATCGGACTCTTGGACGAACACAAGGAAGCGGATATGCTCGCCCGCGTGCAGCTGGAAGTGGATGAAGCCACTGAATATGCAGAAAACGCGCCATATCCAACACCAGAATCGACAATGACATTCGTATACGGGGAATAA
- the lpdA gene encoding dihydrolipoyl dehydrogenase produces the protein MSQEFDLVVLGGGTGGYVAAIRASQLGMKVAIVEKEKLGGTCLHRGCIPSKALLRSAEVFSTLKEADKYGVSAGTVGYDFTKIQERKQGIIDQLHKGIQYLMKKGSITVFEGFGRVMGPSIFSPQAGAVRIEKENGDQEMIVPRFLLLATGSRPRTLPGLVIDGSYVVTSDEALQWERLPASVVIVGGGVIGIEWASMLNDFGVEVTVVEYADRILPFEDEEVSKELARLLKKRKVNIVTGAKVLPESLEKGEGKVSIQAEVKDGVQTFEAEKVLVSVGRQANVENIGLEATEIKVERGVVVVNEFFQTAESHIYAIGDVIGGLQLAHVASHEGILAVEHMAGQNPHPMDYTKVPKCTYSRPEVANVGLTEKEAKEQGYDVKIGKFSFKPLGKALIHGENDGFVKLVVDAKTNDLLGVHMIGTHVTDMISEAGLARVLDATPWEIGQTIHPHPSLSEAIMEAAQAVDGKAIHN, from the coding sequence GTGTCTCAAGAGTTTGATTTAGTCGTCCTCGGGGGAGGTACCGGCGGTTATGTAGCGGCAATCCGCGCTTCCCAATTGGGAATGAAGGTAGCAATCGTGGAGAAAGAAAAGCTCGGTGGTACTTGCTTGCACCGTGGTTGCATCCCATCCAAAGCGCTATTGCGCAGTGCAGAAGTATTCTCCACCCTGAAGGAAGCTGACAAATACGGAGTCTCGGCCGGTACTGTAGGCTATGACTTCACGAAAATACAAGAACGAAAGCAAGGCATTATCGACCAACTTCACAAAGGGATTCAGTACTTGATGAAAAAAGGCAGCATTACTGTCTTTGAAGGCTTTGGAAGAGTCATGGGGCCTTCCATTTTTTCTCCGCAGGCAGGTGCTGTGCGCATTGAAAAGGAAAACGGGGACCAAGAAATGATCGTTCCACGATTCCTTTTGTTGGCAACAGGTTCTCGTCCGCGCACACTTCCCGGTTTGGTCATCGACGGATCTTATGTGGTCACAAGCGATGAAGCGTTGCAGTGGGAGCGATTGCCTGCTTCTGTTGTCATCGTTGGTGGCGGTGTCATCGGGATTGAGTGGGCTTCCATGCTCAATGATTTCGGTGTAGAAGTAACTGTTGTGGAGTACGCCGACCGTATTTTGCCGTTTGAGGATGAAGAAGTGAGCAAGGAATTGGCTCGTCTGTTGAAAAAGCGGAAAGTCAACATCGTGACGGGAGCAAAGGTGCTGCCTGAATCGTTGGAAAAAGGGGAAGGCAAAGTCTCTATTCAGGCGGAAGTCAAGGATGGAGTCCAAACCTTTGAAGCCGAAAAGGTACTCGTATCAGTAGGACGCCAAGCGAATGTAGAAAACATCGGTTTGGAAGCAACAGAAATCAAAGTCGAGCGTGGCGTAGTTGTGGTTAATGAATTTTTCCAGACTGCAGAGTCTCATATTTATGCGATTGGTGACGTTATTGGCGGTCTGCAATTGGCTCATGTCGCTTCGCATGAAGGAATACTCGCCGTAGAGCACATGGCTGGTCAAAACCCGCACCCGATGGATTACACCAAGGTTCCGAAATGTACGTATAGCCGACCTGAAGTCGCAAATGTCGGACTCACTGAAAAAGAAGCAAAAGAACAAGGCTACGATGTGAAAATCGGCAAGTTCAGCTTTAAGCCACTGGGCAAAGCCCTGATCCACGGTGAGAATGACGGCTTTGTGAAGTTGGTCGTTGATGCCAAGACCAATGATTTGTTAGGGGTTCACATGATCGGTACACATGTGACAGATATGATTTCCGAAGCGGGCTTGGCCCGTGTACTGGATGCGACTCCGTGGGAGATCGGTCAGACGATTCACCCGCATCCATCCTTATCCGAAGCAATCATGGAGGCAGCGCAGGCTGTCGACGGAAAAGCGATTCACAATTAG
- a CDS encoding alpha-ketoacid dehydrogenase subunit beta: MAVISFIDAITMAMREEMRRDSNVFILGEDVGVRGGVFRATNGLIEEFGEERVIDTPLAESAIVGVGIGAAAYGMRPIAEIQFADFIMPAVNQIVSEAAKMRYRSNNDWHCPITIRAPFGGGVHGALYHSQSVEAMFTNTPGLKVVAPSTPYDAKGLLKAAIRDEDPVLFFEHKRCYRLIKGEVPEDDYVLPIGKADVKREGTDITVISYGLTLHFCLQAAEKLAQEGISAHVLDLRTLYPLDKEAIAEAASKTGKVLIVHEDNKEGGVGGEVAAIVAEHCLFDLDAPIKRLCGPDVPAMPYSPPMEKYFMLNPEKVLEAMRELANF; this comes from the coding sequence ATGGCAGTCATTTCTTTTATTGATGCAATTACAATGGCGATGCGTGAAGAAATGCGTCGCGATTCCAATGTGTTTATCCTCGGGGAAGACGTTGGCGTACGCGGTGGGGTTTTCCGGGCGACAAACGGATTGATTGAGGAGTTTGGCGAGGAGCGCGTGATCGATACCCCGCTGGCTGAATCCGCTATTGTCGGTGTAGGGATTGGTGCGGCAGCTTACGGGATGCGTCCAATCGCGGAGATCCAGTTTGCGGACTTCATCATGCCGGCTGTGAACCAAATTGTCAGTGAGGCGGCGAAAATGCGCTATCGATCGAACAACGACTGGCATTGTCCGATCACGATTCGTGCCCCATTTGGCGGCGGGGTTCACGGTGCACTGTACCACTCGCAATCTGTGGAAGCGATGTTCACGAACACCCCTGGTTTAAAAGTAGTGGCACCTTCGACACCTTATGATGCAAAAGGTCTTCTGAAAGCAGCCATTCGCGATGAAGATCCGGTGCTCTTTTTCGAGCACAAGCGCTGTTATCGTTTGATCAAGGGCGAAGTGCCTGAGGACGACTATGTGCTGCCGATTGGCAAAGCGGACGTCAAGCGAGAGGGTACAGACATCACGGTCATCTCCTACGGCTTGACTCTGCACTTCTGCCTGCAAGCAGCGGAAAAGCTGGCACAAGAAGGCATCAGTGCGCATGTTCTCGATTTGCGTACACTGTATCCGTTGGACAAAGAAGCGATCGCAGAAGCGGCTTCGAAGACAGGCAAAGTATTGATCGTACACGAGGACAACAAAGAAGGCGGCGTTGGCGGTGAGGTAGCTGCCATTGTAGCGGAGCATTGCCTGTTCGATTTGGATGCACCGATTAAACGTCTTTGTGGTCCAGATGTACCGGCTATGCCATACAGCCCGCCGATGGAAAAATACTTTATGCTGAACCCAGAAAAAGTATTGGAAGCAATGCGCGAGCTGGCCAACTTTTAA
- a CDS encoding DUF2627 domain-containing protein, whose amino-acid sequence MVFQKIIALLIMVIPAAIAMYGIKLIRDAFFYSASPEVGFLWGKLILGILAFAIPVWFIAGFILHHERKKNRVQPRFMIPEPDDED is encoded by the coding sequence TTGGTTTTTCAGAAAATCATTGCACTCTTAATTATGGTAATCCCGGCGGCAATCGCCATGTACGGAATCAAATTAATCCGAGACGCATTCTTCTATTCTGCCTCTCCGGAAGTTGGATTTTTATGGGGAAAACTCATTTTAGGTATACTGGCTTTCGCCATCCCTGTATGGTTTATTGCCGGATTTATTCTCCATCACGAGCGTAAAAAAAATCGCGTACAGCCCCGTTTCATGATTCCTGAACCAGATGACGAGGACTAG
- a CDS encoding copper amine oxidase N-terminal domain-containing protein, translating to MEKSKKALPIVLASALAATPFVSVPQQAHAIEKLSVTADNDGAGKESDYTIEFKLEEDLDSGETITIEFDSDFDIEDDIDSDDIDASFDVKKVSVDGEEITIKTDEDLEKGDKIKIKITSGITNPDDKGSYSVSVEAGDEDSESDDVDIKKSSSSSSSKSSNDYAVSLSSKAAGEKVSLKLGKISLKGSDELETSSTITVTFPEKNMLPSSIDEEDVKVNGYTAKSVSVSGSTVDVKIPSGADADDYITLEFDKDAGIENPDSGGKHVFKVKYDGTTYESEDVEITKNGSSSSSASDSFTVNLSDPGAGARTSYTFDADFGSKELKADGELILEFPSSDMVPGILTASDFLLNGKPAKKATAVGNRIALVAPTGFNANSRVKVEVTYGAWISNPRTAGSYTLKATVSGRTLESKSFSIGGSSVNPTPTNPTNPTNPVPVPNTGTNNSTATIALTQNALGKQTGVNVAIKGLGVGLQKQRDFIEIVFPVGYKVPAYIAPANISVNGVGANFVAVRGQNVLIYPSQDIPAATNANVVINPAANIVNPAVKNTYSISVFTSEERGLLFARAVGVGMPSPAQPKPATPTPQQPQQPSTAIPANSASFKVNTANFTLHGKSYPLSVAPYIADGNTTMVPAQFFKEALALTTQWNNTSVAVISGTKVVKFTVGSKTAKVGKTEIQLPTPVVLKNGMPMIPIRTVTDNLGYKVGWDAKTSSVYVYK from the coding sequence ATGGAGAAAAGTAAAAAAGCACTACCAATAGTGCTGGCATCAGCGCTGGCCGCTACACCATTTGTGTCAGTACCGCAGCAAGCACATGCTATTGAAAAATTGTCTGTAACGGCTGACAACGATGGTGCAGGTAAAGAAAGTGACTACACCATTGAATTCAAGCTAGAAGAAGACCTGGATAGTGGAGAAACCATTACTATTGAATTCGATTCTGATTTTGATATCGAAGATGACATTGATTCGGACGATATTGATGCTAGCTTCGATGTGAAGAAAGTAAGTGTTGATGGAGAAGAAATTACAATCAAGACAGATGAAGATTTAGAAAAAGGCGATAAAATTAAGATTAAAATTACGAGCGGTATCACGAATCCCGATGACAAAGGTTCATACAGCGTCAGTGTAGAAGCGGGCGACGAGGATTCGGAATCGGATGATGTAGATATCAAAAAAAGCAGCTCGAGCAGCAGTAGCAAGTCTAGCAATGATTATGCCGTATCGTTGAGCAGCAAAGCAGCAGGAGAAAAAGTCAGCCTCAAGCTTGGCAAAATTTCTCTCAAAGGTAGTGATGAGCTGGAGACAAGCTCCACGATAACTGTCACTTTCCCAGAGAAAAATATGCTGCCATCAAGCATTGATGAAGAGGATGTAAAAGTAAACGGATATACAGCGAAATCTGTCAGTGTTAGTGGCAGTACGGTTGATGTCAAAATTCCGAGTGGTGCAGACGCAGATGATTACATCACCTTGGAATTTGACAAGGATGCTGGAATCGAGAACCCTGATTCCGGAGGCAAGCATGTTTTCAAAGTGAAATATGATGGAACTACATACGAATCAGAAGATGTTGAAATTACGAAGAACGGTTCAAGCTCTAGCAGCGCTTCCGACAGCTTTACAGTGAACCTGTCCGATCCGGGCGCAGGAGCTCGCACCAGCTACACCTTTGATGCTGACTTCGGCAGCAAAGAATTGAAAGCAGATGGGGAATTGATTCTCGAATTCCCATCATCTGACATGGTGCCGGGCATTTTGACTGCATCAGACTTTTTACTCAATGGGAAACCAGCGAAAAAAGCAACTGCAGTTGGAAATAGAATCGCGTTAGTAGCGCCAACCGGCTTCAATGCCAATAGCAGAGTGAAGGTTGAAGTTACTTACGGAGCGTGGATTTCCAATCCGAGAACGGCTGGCAGCTATACGTTGAAGGCTACTGTTTCCGGAAGAACCTTGGAATCAAAATCCTTCAGCATCGGTGGCTCTTCTGTGAACCCGACGCCGACCAACCCAACCAACCCGACCAATCCAGTACCTGTACCAAACACAGGTACCAACAACAGCACGGCAACAATCGCATTGACACAAAATGCACTTGGCAAGCAGACGGGTGTAAACGTGGCAATCAAAGGATTGGGTGTTGGTCTGCAAAAGCAGCGCGATTTCATCGAGATCGTATTCCCGGTAGGCTACAAGGTACCGGCTTACATCGCGCCAGCTAACATCTCTGTGAATGGTGTAGGTGCGAATTTTGTTGCCGTTCGTGGACAAAACGTTCTGATTTATCCGTCTCAGGATATTCCTGCGGCAACAAATGCTAATGTCGTGATCAATCCAGCGGCGAACATCGTAAACCCTGCTGTGAAAAACACATATAGCATCAGCGTGTTTACTTCCGAAGAAAGAGGATTGCTGTTTGCGCGTGCTGTTGGTGTAGGGATGCCTTCCCCGGCTCAACCAAAGCCTGCAACGCCAACACCACAACAGCCGCAACAACCATCAACAGCTATTCCTGCAAACTCGGCTTCCTTTAAAGTAAATACAGCAAACTTCACCCTGCATGGCAAATCGTATCCTCTCTCTGTAGCTCCTTATATTGCAGATGGTAATACGACCATGGTTCCAGCCCAATTCTTTAAAGAAGCACTGGCACTGACTACGCAATGGAACAATACAAGTGTTGCTGTTATCAGTGGAACCAAAGTCGTGAAGTTTACAGTTGGGTCGAAAACAGCAAAAGTAGGTAAAACAGAAATTCAACTGCCAACACCTGTTGTTCTCAAAAACGGCATGCCAATGATTCCAATCCGTACCGTTACGGATAATCTTGGTTACAAAGTTGGCTGGGATGCGAAAACTTCCAGCGTATACGTATACAAATAA